A stretch of the Treponema primitia ZAS-1 genome encodes the following:
- a CDS encoding CooT family nickel-binding protein has translation MCLSTAYELGEGGTRKQLCEYVSVIKVAGDTITLTDLMGQEISVTGELESVDLVKNAITIRPAVFSRAADAFPGKTGMKKYEMIREIFNSCSGNQMRDVDVQEIETDDVDAYLAQIYKGERFTSDRTVKKNGVVVFDIDASGMAQRVSFTEIS, from the coding sequence ATGTGTCTTTCCACGGCCTATGAACTTGGCGAGGGCGGTACGAGAAAACAGCTCTGTGAATATGTCAGTGTCATCAAGGTGGCGGGGGATACCATAACCCTCACGGACCTTATGGGCCAGGAGATCAGCGTTACGGGCGAGCTGGAAAGTGTGGACCTGGTAAAAAACGCCATCACCATACGGCCGGCGGTATTTTCAAGAGCCGCCGACGCATTTCCCGGCAAAACGGGGATGAAGAAGTACGAGATGATCCGAGAGATCTTCAATTCCTGCTCGGGAAACCAGATGCGGGATGTGGATGTTCAGGAGATCGAGACCGACGACGTAGACGCGTACCTTGCGCAGATTTACAAGGGAGAGCGTTTTACCAGCGACAGAACCGTGAAGAAAAACGGCGTGGTGGTGTTTGATATCGATGCATCCGGAATGGCCCAGCGGGTTTCGTTTACGGAAATAAGCTAG
- a CDS encoding cobalt transporter, whose protein sequence is MSDHHHDHEHCHDHDHTHSHPHTHGDEHGHEHDHPHEHGDGHEHSHGHGGDLNKLKTLLQYMLEHNREHAAELGDLAHNLYHAAQHESADVIDDAVKDFEKGTEKLVKALDLIKDGK, encoded by the coding sequence ATGTCAGATCATCACCACGACCACGAGCATTGTCACGATCATGACCACACCCACAGCCATCCGCATACCCATGGGGATGAGCATGGGCATGAACACGACCATCCCCACGAACACGGAGACGGCCATGAACATAGTCACGGCCACGGCGGTGATCTGAATAAGCTCAAGACCCTGCTGCAGTATATGCTGGAGCACAACCGGGAGCACGCAGCTGAGCTGGGTGACTTGGCGCACAATCTCTACCACGCGGCTCAGCATGAATCCGCTGATGTCATTGATGATGCGGTGAAGGACTTTGAAAAGGGAACTGAAAAACTGGTCAAAGCCCTGGACCTGATTAAGGATGGTAAGTGA
- the acsE gene encoding carbon monoxide dehydrogenase/acetyl-CoA synthase methytransferase subunit, giving the protein MGKFIAIGERIHCISPAIKAAMDAKDPAPILKRAKEQLDAGATYLDLNIGPAEKGGEELMAWGVKLLQENFDNVPLALDTANKKAIEAGIKVYNRAKGKPLVNSADAGDRISYIDVAAANDAIAIALCAKSGIPSDNEERQGYCLEMLERGAGLGMEAEDLWFDPLFLVIKGQQDKQIQTLQFISWLSEQGFNSTGGLSNVSNMMPKAVRPIMDSTMVAMAISHGLTSAIVNPCDLRLMEAIKSADIIMNQTLFADSYLEL; this is encoded by the coding sequence ATGGGAAAATTTATTGCAATTGGTGAGCGTATACATTGTATTTCGCCGGCGATTAAGGCGGCCATGGATGCCAAGGACCCCGCGCCGATTCTTAAGCGCGCCAAGGAACAGCTGGACGCCGGAGCCACCTACCTGGACCTGAACATCGGGCCTGCGGAAAAGGGCGGCGAAGAACTGATGGCTTGGGGGGTAAAGCTCCTCCAGGAAAATTTTGACAATGTGCCCCTCGCCCTTGATACGGCGAACAAGAAGGCTATTGAGGCGGGAATTAAGGTGTACAACCGGGCCAAGGGGAAACCCCTTGTTAACTCCGCTGACGCCGGAGACCGGATCTCCTACATTGATGTTGCGGCGGCCAATGACGCCATCGCCATTGCCCTTTGCGCAAAGTCCGGGATTCCCTCGGACAACGAAGAGCGCCAGGGGTATTGCCTGGAGATGCTGGAACGCGGCGCTGGACTGGGGATGGAAGCGGAGGATCTTTGGTTTGATCCCCTGTTCCTGGTTATTAAGGGGCAGCAGGATAAGCAGATCCAGACCCTGCAGTTCATCAGCTGGCTTTCCGAACAGGGCTTTAACTCCACCGGCGGGCTTTCTAATGTTTCCAACATGATGCCCAAGGCGGTGCGGCCCATCATGGATTCTACCATGGTTGCCATGGCCATAAGCCACGGTCTTACCTCAGCGATAGTGAACCCCTGCGATCTCCGGCTCATGGAAGCGATAAAGTCCGCGGACATTATCATGAACCAAACCCTGTTCGCAGATTCTTACCTGGAGTTATAG